CGGCACCTGGCCGCTCGCAGTTCTCAAGGTCCAAAAAAATGAAGTCGACTCAGCGGGTTACGAAGACCGGAAACGTCTCGATCTCGCCGCGGACCATCTGCGCCATCAGCCGCGTTTGGATTTCCAGCAGCCGTCGATAGCTGACTCGATATTCGAACAACGGATGGGTTACCAACTGATCCATCCGCAATTCATAGGCGTGAAAAAACGCTTTGCGGCCACTGTCCGAAAGGAAGACTCCGCGGCCCCCAGGCACAAAGTGCTCCGGCGTTAGCATCCGGTTGTTGACTGCGGAGAGGACGACCGATTCGGCAATCAGCGGGCGAAACGGTTCCATCAAATCCAACGCCAATGCGGGACGGCCGGGCCGCGGCAGATGATAGAAACCGAGGTAGGGATCCAGTCCCACGGCGGCGGCTACGACGGTCAGGTCTTTTGCTAACAAGCTGTAGGCCAGGGAGAGCATCGCATTGATCGCGTCGCGGGGCGGTCGTCGGTTGCGGCCGTTAAAATCGAAGCTCCATCGTGGCGGTGCGGCGATCGCTGCGTCGGGATCAGCCGGCGCGTCGCCTGGTTTAAGCATCCCCGAAAAGGCACCGAAGTAGAGTCGGGCGGCGGTCCCTTCGACACCTAACAATTGATCGGCGCGAGTGACGTTGTGCAATCGCGCGGCGATCCGTTTCAGTTCGGAAATGATCTCCGTCGGCGGCGATATATGGTTTCGCATCAGCAGCACGCGGCAGTTGCGAATCTTGCCTTCGATCAACAGTTTAGCAATCGCAAGGCAGCGGGCGGGGTCGTCTGCGAGGCGGAACTGCTCGCGGCGCAGCAGGATGTTTTTCAACCCGGTGCCTTGCAGCATGCCGTGAAAATAGCCGCGCCGAGAGAACATCACCATCGGCACTTCCAATGCGCACAGCGTCTGGATCGCCTGAGTCGACAGTTGGATGTTGCCGAACAGATTCACTTGGTTCAGTTCCCTCAGTCGCACCTCCTGCAACAATTTTCCCTCTTGCTTGACCTGCAACACCTCACTCTTTTTGCCCACATACAGCCCTTGAGTGGTCAGGTAGAGCGGTCGTTGTTCATCGCGGGCCGTGGTTGGTAAGCGAGTTGCCGCGTCGCGGTTGGGATTGCGGTTGCTGCAGCGGTTCGTCTCGTCGGGTAGACAGATCGACGACAGCGAGCAGTGCGGGCATTTGGGGCTGTCGACCAGCGGCGGCGGTGGCATCGGCAGTTCACGCACGTGCCGTGCTTGGTCGACCGCTTGGCGAGTCAGTTGGATCAGGGCGTCGTCGATCTCGATCTCGACGCGTTGGCGGGTCTCGTTGAAGTAGAGGATCCCACGGTCACACTGAAACCCGTTTTCGCGCAGGACCAGAGCTTGCAGGCAGATCTGCACGCGTTCGGGAGGCCAGGCGCCGATCTGTCCGTCGACGCCACGCCGCGGTCGGCCGCGCTTGTAATCAACAGGCGTCGCCAGGTTCCCCGTCGCTTCGACTAGATCCAGCTTGGCGATCACGCCCAGTTCATCGCTGGCCAGTGTCACGCTGCGGGCGTGAACCGGAACCGGTTGTGCTGCGGGATCAATTTCCCTTTCGGGAGAATCGGTTTCTTCATCGGTGGTCTCTTGTCCATCGACGAGATCGATCAAAGCCAACGGATCGACACGGGCGTCGACTCGGCGGTGGACGACATCGCCGTCGGCGGTGAAGCGGTTGCGTTGAAAGAGTCCCTCGACATGCATCAGGTAGAACAAACGAGGGCAATAGACAGCTTCGTTGATCATCCGAGCCGGCAGGTATTCGGCGTTTTTGATTGGGGCGGCGAATGTGGCGGTGGTCATGTTGGGTCTCGCAGGTGATTGAAGGAACACAGAACATCCGTGCGGGAGTTTTTTGTAAGCCTCCTTTCATCGTTTCCAAACGCATTTTGGGGAGAATCGAACTTACGTCGGCCCGCCCCGAAAAACTCGCTAAACGCTCGTTTTTCGACCCTCCCTGCTCGCGCCGGGCGGGTGAAATTGTGGGGGATTCAGTGCGACTTAACGATTGCGCGCCCTTTGCGTGGGAAAGTGCAATCGCTGATTTCGATCGCTCAAACGATTAAGCAAGGGCTGGCCAGGGCGGTGTAGGGTTGGCCCAAAGCTTCGATTACTCGCTCGCCTCGCCCGGTGGCGGGGCCGAGATCGACCAACAACACTTGGTCGTTGGAATGATGGATGATCTGGCTCAGTTGGTCCTTGAGCGTGATCAGATCGTGTTGGCTCAGCTGGCATTCGAAGACCGAATACTGCAGATGGTCGCCCCAGTTCCGCATCGTCTTGTGGACTTTGCGGAGCCGTTTATCGTCGCGGATGTCGTAGGTGACGAGAAAGATATTTCGCATGGAGAGTGCTCAGGGAGTGGCAGAAAACAAAACGAGCAGCCTCCATGCGCCGCCGGGTCCATTCGTGAAACACGAACGACCTCGGCGGATGCATTGCTTGTTTTCAACCAGATTGTGAAAGAACAGGAAGAGTTGAACTAAAACGCCAACGCGGTCGCTGGGGTTAGGTTCGGTGTTTTGCCAACGAGAATTCTTTGACTGCGGCAGACCTTTCCAATACCCAAGGGAAGCAGTTCGTCGTGTTGAAGGTTGTCTAGCTGAAGTTGCTGGAGTGAAAGCAAGGTCGATACGACATCCATCGAGGCGGGAGTGGTCCACAATGGCCAAGTCATAAAGGTGTTGGAAGCACGCAGCCCGCGGAATCCCACCGTTCTCAATCTGTCTCCTACAGGGATCGATTGAAAGAGAGGCCATGCTTCCAACGCCAGTCGGTTCGCACCGATCATGCCGCCGTTGGACTTGCGCGTTGGGTCACCACTGGGGGTGTGCCATTGGTAGGCATGGCGTCGATCTTCTCGTGGTTCAAGATGCAACGAGACACCAGCAATTGGATCGGCATAGTCCCAAGGTTCAAAGAGTGTGCGTGAGAGGTGGGACGCGGCGGTTACGTCTAACAGGCCGCGGATGGCGATCGAATGATAATCGCGTCGCGATGTCTGCAACTGGGAAATGGCCTCGGGCGATGCCGAATCGGATCCGCTGCAGCTGGTCCAATCGGCGTCGCGTCGATCGGATAGGGAAGCAGCTTTCGCGATCTGAAGATACAGCGAGCGTCTCTCACTCGCATTTTCGCATTTTGCCAAAAGGCTGGGGATGCGGAGCGCGGGATGTTGCAAGTCTTCACTGGTCAACTGCTGAAGGAGCGCGTCGAGCACGGTGTCACTGTCGAGCGACAGCTCGTCAAGTGATCCAATCATCGGTCGCCATCCTCCATTCTGAGAGATCCAAGCGAACTGAAGCGGTCTTTCAGGAAACGCTCGGCTGAGCGTGGCGAATGTTCCAAGAGCCGCTAGGAATCCTAACGGCCGAGTGCCATCGATTCCCGCTAAGACAAGCTCGGTTCGTTTTTTGGGAGCTGGCCGACTATCGTCACGCTTCGTAGTGGGGAAATCGAGTTTCTGTGGCTCCCCGTTGCCGGGCTTCGCACTGGCGGACCAGTCGGCAAGTCGCAAGATCGACTCCAGGAATGCGAGGCCCCACCATCCGAATCGACGATTCAGCTTCCAAAACTGTCCAGCGATACCCGAATCGATTTGATGTGCGGGTGTCCAGTCGGCGCGCTGTTGATGCGAGATCGCGGCGCCGCCAAACGGCTTGAGACTAAATCCGGGCAAGGTTTCGTCGACAGCGATGGGAGCCAGTGGCCGCGCGAATCCATGATGCGATGCGATCAAATGGCTCATCAACGTCATGTCGCAGGTTTCCTTGTGTTCGAATTGCTGCAACAGATCGACGCTCAACATTTCATGTCGAAAGCCGGTGTGTAGTTCGCTGCGCCCGCGACCTCCAAGCTGATCCGATTTGGCCCACAGCGTTCGTTGCATGTAGGCAACCGCAACGGGTTTGCCCAGCAGCATCGCCTGGAATCGCGGGTCGGATTTACCAACATCATGTAGCTTGGCCGCAGCGTGGATCGATGCCTCCAGGTCGCTCAGCGGCAAAGCGTTGGTTAACCGCAACGACTCGGCCCAGACGTCCGCTAGATGTTGGTGGAGCGACAGTTTGGATGTCTCGAGCAGCGTGTCGTCGTCATCGAAGCTCGCCATGGGCAGCGGAGGCATCCCGCCGATTCGTTCGGTTTGAAGTCGCGTCGTCCAGGCGATACCACCTGGATAGCGTTCCAGTTTTTGAACTTCCTGGCGATCGATCAATCGAGCCAGTTTGGGGAATGAGTTGAGATTCTTGGGGGCGTCGGAATCGAGCGTCAGTGGTTCTTGCAAAGACTCGCGAACTTCGTCGATGATCGATTCTTTCGAGAATCCGACATCGGATGTTCCACTGGCCTTGAGACGCGTCAACAGCGCATCAAACAAGGGGCTTGTTTCTGGATCGGGAATCAGCTTTTTGTGGGCTCGCAAGATGTAACGGGCACGGCTCTGTGAAAAGGCAGCTTCTGCAACATCGATCGACGCCAACGGCTTGTCGGTCTGTCTGGGGGATTTCTCCTCCGTTGAATCTCGCGGCTCAGTTGGCGATTGTTGCCAAGGATCGGAAATCGGTTCTGCGGGCGCTCCCGGTACGTGACCAAACTGGCTCCAGCCCCCAAATTCTGCCGGAATCACAATCGTTGCATTGGGGGGAATTCTGTCGAGGTTGCGAGATTTGCTGACGAGGAAACTGGAACTGTGGTTGTCGCCCCGATCTGTCGTTTGGCCATTGCTACGCTGGGCTTGGATTCCCTGCCAAACCAACAGACACCGATATCGAGCGTTATCCGAAGTGGCGGTCGAATTCCTTTTTTCCGCCTCGGGCTCTGCTTCTCCTAGGACATCGCTCGTCGAGTCGGGTTGGTCTTCTCCGCGAATCCATTGTTTGAGTGCATGTAGAGGCACGCTCAACAACTCTGCTGAAGAAGGCGGGCATGCGGCCACCGCTTCGGTCCAAAGTTGTTGGTGTTTGTCGTAGCCTTGGTCGTTGTTTGGCTTCGCTGGAAATTCCAAATCCGCTCGCCAACAAACTCGAACTTCCGCCAATGTGTTGTCGGTTCCGTGAAGGAACATGGCGACATCGGGTTCAGGAATTGGACGCGGACTGGTTTGGCAGAGCATGTCCAAGTGGGCCGGCATGAGAACGGGAGCATTGGGAGCCGGTGCGGCTAGGTCTAGATCGGTCGGATTCGCCTGAATCAGCGCTTCGAATGCCTTAATGCCAAAGTCAATTTCTTGTTTTTCATCGACTAAGGTATTAAGCCAGTGCCATGTTCGGGCCAATGCGTTTCCATAAACCGGATCGTACGGCTTTTCGTCGTTCAGTTTTGAAATCGCGGGAATATCGTGTTCCGCGGCAACAATTACTCCACGGCAGGTCGATGCGTTGCCCAGTCGATTCAGTCGACCAAATCGTTGCCGAAGCGCGTCGAGCGATGCACACTGAGTGACCATGCCGTCAAAGTCGAGGTCGGCACCCACTTCGATGCATTGCGTCGCGACCACGAATTGGGGATGGTGTTCATCTTGACTGGCACCGGAACCGAAACGTTGCTGTAGTTCGTTTGTCAGCGAATCGCGGTCGCATGGTCGCATTCGGCCGATCATCAATCGACTCTGATCATGTTTCTTTTGGGCAAGCAAGTGATGAGTTGCTTTTGCGATGGCAACACGATTCACCACGATGGCAATTTTTTTGCACCCCGATTCGGTTAACTTCATCGCCTGTTCGACAAGTTGCTTCGCGAGTTTATCGGCAAGTACCTTGCCTTTGGCACCTGGAGCGTCGGTCAACTCAACTGGCTTTTTGCATTCATGCCTACGTGCCAGCACTTTGTCAACTTTGTAGTCGGACTCTTCGTCGAGGGTGAGGAGCGTTCGATCTGACTGGTCGCTCGGTGGCGTTGCTGTCATTTGCACCAGAGAAAACGGGAGATCGACAGGTTGTTCGAACCAGTCGTTGCCGCGATAGCGTTGGATTGCTTCTACCGTTTGGCTGAACGGGCGCGAGCAATGGGCTTCGTCCAGAATGACCAGACTGTCGCACGCGGTCATTGCAGCATGGATTGGCAGGTTGCGATCCGATACGCCGTAACCTCGGAACAGCATGCGTGACCCGACTTGGTCGACAGTGCTTGTCAGAACGGTTGGCTGCAATGGT
Above is a genomic segment from Rosistilla ulvae containing:
- the cas3g gene encoding type I-G CRISPR-associated helicase/endonuclease Cas3g; this encodes MIAQTKPLAIEDFSAFYEAIHGYMPFAWQKRLATAACRGQWPNYLKLPTSSGKTAAIDIAVFALAFQACEANYPNGIRTAPRRIFFVVDRRIVVNEAYRQTRKMAEKLWDAANDKTANPNDILLRVATWLRMLANDPTAPPLDCFELRGGIYRDDAWVRSPLQPTVLTSTVDQVGSRMLFRGYGVSDRNLPIHAAMTACDSLVILDEAHCSRPFSQTVEAIQRYRGNDWFEQPVDLPFSLVQMTATPPSDQSDRTLLTLDEESDYKVDKVLARRHECKKPVELTDAPGAKGKVLADKLAKQLVEQAMKLTESGCKKIAIVVNRVAIAKATHHLLAQKKHDQSRLMIGRMRPCDRDSLTNELQQRFGSGASQDEHHPQFVVATQCIEVGADLDFDGMVTQCASLDALRQRFGRLNRLGNASTCRGVIVAAEHDIPAISKLNDEKPYDPVYGNALARTWHWLNTLVDEKQEIDFGIKAFEALIQANPTDLDLAAPAPNAPVLMPAHLDMLCQTSPRPIPEPDVAMFLHGTDNTLAEVRVCWRADLEFPAKPNNDQGYDKHQQLWTEAVAACPPSSAELLSVPLHALKQWIRGEDQPDSTSDVLGEAEPEAEKRNSTATSDNARYRCLLVWQGIQAQRSNGQTTDRGDNHSSSFLVSKSRNLDRIPPNATIVIPAEFGGWSQFGHVPGAPAEPISDPWQQSPTEPRDSTEEKSPRQTDKPLASIDVAEAAFSQSRARYILRAHKKLIPDPETSPLFDALLTRLKASGTSDVGFSKESIIDEVRESLQEPLTLDSDAPKNLNSFPKLARLIDRQEVQKLERYPGGIAWTTRLQTERIGGMPPLPMASFDDDDTLLETSKLSLHQHLADVWAESLRLTNALPLSDLEASIHAAAKLHDVGKSDPRFQAMLLGKPVAVAYMQRTLWAKSDQLGGRGRSELHTGFRHEMLSVDLLQQFEHKETCDMTLMSHLIASHHGFARPLAPIAVDETLPGFSLKPFGGAAISHQQRADWTPAHQIDSGIAGQFWKLNRRFGWWGLAFLESILRLADWSASAKPGNGEPQKLDFPTTKRDDSRPAPKKRTELVLAGIDGTRPLGFLAALGTFATLSRAFPERPLQFAWISQNGGWRPMIGSLDELSLDSDTVLDALLQQLTSEDLQHPALRIPSLLAKCENASERRSLYLQIAKAASLSDRRDADWTSCSGSDSASPEAISQLQTSRRDYHSIAIRGLLDVTAASHLSRTLFEPWDYADPIAGVSLHLEPREDRRHAYQWHTPSGDPTRKSNGGMIGANRLALEAWPLFQSIPVGDRLRTVGFRGLRASNTFMTWPLWTTPASMDVVSTLLSLQQLQLDNLQHDELLPLGIGKVCRSQRILVGKTPNLTPATALAF
- the cas2 gene encoding CRISPR-associated endonuclease Cas2, translated to MRNIFLVTYDIRDDKRLRKVHKTMRNWGDHLQYSVFECQLSQHDLITLKDQLSQIIHHSNDQVLLVDLGPATGRGERVIEALGQPYTALASPCLIV
- the cas4g/cas1g gene encoding CRISPR-associated endonuclease Cas4g/Cas1g; translated protein: MTTATFAAPIKNAEYLPARMINEAVYCPRLFYLMHVEGLFQRNRFTADGDVVHRRVDARVDPLALIDLVDGQETTDEETDSPEREIDPAAQPVPVHARSVTLASDELGVIAKLDLVEATGNLATPVDYKRGRPRRGVDGQIGAWPPERVQICLQALVLRENGFQCDRGILYFNETRQRVEIEIDDALIQLTRQAVDQARHVRELPMPPPPLVDSPKCPHCSLSSICLPDETNRCSNRNPNRDAATRLPTTARDEQRPLYLTTQGLYVGKKSEVLQVKQEGKLLQEVRLRELNQVNLFGNIQLSTQAIQTLCALEVPMVMFSRRGYFHGMLQGTGLKNILLRREQFRLADDPARCLAIAKLLIEGKIRNCRVLLMRNHISPPTEIISELKRIAARLHNVTRADQLLGVEGTAARLYFGAFSGMLKPGDAPADPDAAIAAPPRWSFDFNGRNRRPPRDAINAMLSLAYSLLAKDLTVVAAAVGLDPYLGFYHLPRPGRPALALDLMEPFRPLIAESVVLSAVNNRMLTPEHFVPGGRGVFLSDSGRKAFFHAYELRMDQLVTHPLFEYRVSYRRLLEIQTRLMAQMVRGEIETFPVFVTR